Proteins co-encoded in one Cinclus cinclus chromosome 9, bCinCin1.1, whole genome shotgun sequence genomic window:
- the NEUROD1 gene encoding neurogenic differentiation factor 1 has protein sequence MQRLTMTKSYSESGLMGEPQPQGPPSWTDECLSSQDEEHEVDKKEEDLEGLHAEAEEDSLRNGEEEDEEDDLDEEEEEEEEEEDDDQKPKRRGPKKKKMTKARMERFKLRRMKANARERNRMHGLNAALDNLRKVVPCYSKTQKLSKIETLRLAKNYIWALSEILRSGKSPDLVSFVQTLCKGLSQPTTNLVAGCLQLNPRTFLPEQSQEVPPHVAAAAAGAPFAAHPYPYQSPGLPSPPYGTMDSSHLFHLKPPHAYGAALEPFFESGLAEGASPAFDGPLSPPLSVNGNFSFKHEPAADFDKSYAFSMHYPAAAAAAALAAAPAHAAIFPPAASRCEIPVDGLASYEGHPHHERVLSAQLNAIFHD, from the coding sequence ATGCAGAGGCTCACCATGACCAAGTCGTACAGCGAGAGCGGGCTGATGGGCGAGCCCCAGCCGCAGGGCCCCCCGAGCTGGACGGACGAGTGCCTCAGCTCCCAGGACGAGGAGCACGAGGTGGACAAGAAGGAGGAGGACCTGGAGGGTCTGCACGCCGAGGCCGAGGAGGACTCGCTGCGGAACggagaggaggaggacgaggaggacgaCTTGGacgaagaggaggaggaagaggaggaggaggaagacgACGACCAGAAGCCCAAGAGGCGGGGCcccaagaagaagaagatgacCAAGGCGCGCATGGAGCGGTTCAAGCTGCGGCGCATGAAGGCGAACGCCCGGGAGCGCAACCGCATGCACGGGCTGAACGCGGCCCTGGACAACCTGCGCAAGGTGGTGCCCTGCTACTCCAAGACGCAGAAGCTCTCCAAGATCGAGACCCTGCGCCTGGCCAAGAACTACATCTGGGCGCTCTCGGAGATCCTCCGCTCGGGCAAGAGCCCGGACCTGGTGTCCTTCGTGCAGACCCTCTGCAAGGGCCTGTCGCAGCCCACCACCAACTTGGTGGCCGGCTGCCTGCAGCTCAACCCGCGGACTTTCCTCCCCgagcagagccaggaggtgCCGCCGCacgtggcggcggcggcggcgggcgcgccCTTCGCGGCGCATCCCTACCCGTACCAGTCGCCGGGCTTGCCCAGCCCACCCTACGGCACCATGGACAGCTCCCACCTCTTCCACCTCAAGCCGCCGCACGCCTACGGCGCCGCGCTGGAGCCCTTCTTCGAGAGCGGGCTGGCGGAGGGCGCCAGCCCCGCCTTCGACGGGCCGCTCAGCCCGCCCCTCAGCGTGAACGGCAACTTCTCCTTCAAGCACGAGCCGGCCGCCGACTTCGACAAGAGCTACGCCTTCTCCATGCACTaccccgccgccgccgccgccgccgcgctggccgccgcccccgcccaCGCCGCCATCTTCCCGCCCGCCGCCTCCCGCTGCGAGATCCCGGTGGACGGGCTGGCTTCCTACGAGGGCCACCCGCACCACGAGCGCGTCCTCAGCGCCCAGCTCAACGCCATCTTCCACGACTGA